The nucleotide window CACGGTAACTGTACAGTCAGACAAAACGAGTCACTGTGAACCACTCCCTCCGTCTTCACGctgttctcctcttcctcaaacATCCTTCGTCTCATTCTCTACTTCTCACTTATACCTCACCCTCACCTCTCTTCAGCAGTCATGTTCTCTCACGCCCTCAACTTCTCCTCCTTATAATGTCATTGTTGAATTTCCTGCTTCTTTGgagttgttgtgaaaaataagaagcagattaaaacagagaggaatacatttgagttttattatattttttataacctTTTAATCATTTATGTGAAGGTTTTATTGTGtgttaatataaataaacattactTTCTGAATCAGCATACATACATTTTGCCAGCTTAAAGGAGTTCTGTGTATAACAGCCCTGCTTTCACATCAGTCACTTTAGGCTATCAGATTCCCTCAGATCAGCTGTtgccattaaagctggggttggtagtcagatttagatacactttttgttatactggttaaaatgatctttatgtcccgaaggcaatcaatacatcctgtcctgccgttctgcctgcctcctgccgtacatttcatgtttgtttgtgtttttaactttcactatgataatgttttggtgttttcttacagctgagtgagacatgagttgacgtagtgcaaaacacaaatgatgtgctgaggaccagacagagtcctgagggaatgctacattcaaattcatgctagttttccgtgactaccaaccctagctttaagttgtTAAAAGAGTTGTAAATTTAGTTTACATTCAAGAGGGTCATGCTGCAAACTCAGGTGTTGCGTTAAAAATGGCAGCAGACCGACATAGAAACTGAGTGAAAGCTAACATGCATTCTTTTATATTTGGTAATTATTGCACTTTATATTTGTATTGCAATGTTGAACAATGTAAATGTACACTGCATTTGTTATGATATCATGAAGGCATATTTAGTGCACAACCTCTTCGAGTACAGATTGAACAGAAAGTACAAGAATCAGATATTTTCTGATACAAGAAAAAAGTGAGAGTTCTTTTGATCAACTGTTGCAAAAAATGTTCTCACTCAGAATACCAAGAGAATATGACTTTCTGCATCAAAAGGGATATTAATCAGAGTCCAAACAGTTAGGTCAGGGCCTGTTTTATTCCTTCTGACTATAGACACATGAATACGTAAATACAACAACAcatctctcactcacacatatTCAAAACAAGTGATTGAATGAAATTGTATACTTAATAAAAGTGTGAATGAATCCATATTAAATTCTTAAAGATGCTAGTAACTGATATCTAGCCATCTGAAATGTTTGCATGTTCATTCTGTTGTTTGAAAGCAGACTGTTGCAGGATGAGGAAAAGGTTCATTAGGAGGGATTGTTACTAACTGTCACCCAGACAAACAGAGTCTATGAGCTCTACAGTGGAATCATTGTTCTTGTTCTAATcaatctctcttttcttttcctgtaccccccatccctccttcctcccttccttcctttctcacCTCTCCCCCCTAGGCTGCTCTGATGGGTGGTACCACCATGGTGATGGGTCTGGTCCTGCCTGAGCAACACTGCTCCCTGCTGGATGCCTACGAGAAGTGCAGAGCTCTGGCTGATGCCAAGGCGTGCTGCGACTACGCTCTACATGTCGGGGTGACCTGGTGGGGACCAAAGGTAAGAGCCAAAATAGAGGTCAACGTGGGTTATGGATGCCAAAGCAGCATGAGCATATCCTCCGTTTGATCTCAAAGAAACAAATGTCACTCCTTGCTCTTTTGCTACAAAGCATTTATCCTTAATGAACGAATAACAAAGCAGCCAAACCACTTTCATATATGGGTGAAATGTGTATTGACCTAGATTAAACCTTACACAAAGTAGGTTAACACACAAGCTCAGTGGGCACATTAGTAAGATACTATGAGTCAACATGGCTCATTCAGCCTCTGGCTTTCATATCTGTTCTACATATATCATTTCCAAGCTGTGTGCACGTGCCTCATTTCATATGTTCTAGTCTGTATAACATCGACATactttaaatacagaaataaaatgaaactagGGTTATGGCTTTGTAAATGAGAACCAGCAGTTTATCAAGTATCTGTTAGTTAGATATCAGAATGTTTTAAATGACTAGCCTGCATTCCCAGATCCCAAATCTCCTCATCCAGTGGTCCATGACCCAAGGACATTAAGTTTTTAAGAGGTTCCTCTTCTGCAGGAGGTTCCAATAATCTAATATTTAGatgtgaatatttttaaaacccAGCCTGAATTCCCAGATCCAAAAATCATGTTTTCAAATGTCTCATTTTGTGCGGCTAAACCCAAAGGCATTAAATTACTCATCTCATTAAAGTAGTTTTAATGCTTCTGATTACAATATGAAAAGCACATCTGACCCATATCTGCTACACATCATCCTTATCCTCTCTGATGACATCATGTTTCAGGGATGCTGCATGTAGTCAGCTCTAAAGTCTAATTAATGGCCTTTTAGATACTGCATACAGTATCCTATTCTTCGTTAAATGAAGTATTCTCCTTATTTTAATTTTGCCTCCAGCATCTTTCTTTCAACAGGACTTGTGTGTGCACTCACTCTTTATATAGTAACAGCCGTTAAACCCTTCTACTGCAATTTAATGAGAATATTGTTTTAAGTGAATGAAATATGTGATTCTATGTGCTGAACGTCTCTGTGGGACTGTGGTATCCACTAATGTGAATGCAATGTGATATCACTCTGGCTGCTCTCCAAGCTCATTTCACGCCCCATATAGctaaaacacgcacacacacacacacacacacacacacacacacacacacacacacacacacacacacacacacacacacacacacacacaaacacacactgacagacacacacgccATTTATCTTACCCTCCATGCCAACACTCACTGTGGATTATGCTCTTCCCTGTCTGCCTTCGCCAACGTAAACCCAGACTGTCTCAATCCTCAAAGTGATTCACTGCTCGTCACAACCACTTGAGCTCCTTGACCTTTTGACCTTTGTCCCACGGTCAGGTGCGTAACGAGATGGAGACCCTGGTGAGGGAGCATGGAGTGAACTCGTTCCAGATGTACATGGCCTATAAAGACATGATGATGCTGAGGGACTGTGAGCTCTACCAGACGTTGCAGACCTGTAAGGACATCGGAGCCATTGCACGCGTCCAAGCTGAGAACGGAGAGCTGGTGGCAGAGGTGCACATcccccaaacacacaaataacaacaaacacataCCCTGGGCTTTAACTTTTTAGCTGCTTTTATAGAAACTTGTTATtgaagaaacaataaaaaacttgttttaagtgtatctgtgtgtttgtgatgctAGAGTGCCAAGGAGGCTCTGGATTTGGGCATCAGTGGACCAGAGGGAATCGAGATCAGTCGACCAGAGGAGGTAATTCTTGATGTTGATATTGATctgctttaataaaataaatacaattatttggGGAGTTTGTAATccattttgtagtttttaattgTTCATATATAAGGTGAAGTCATGTCATAAgtaatctttctttttattttaagcatATACATGGAGACTGACATGAAATTCTGATTATCCAGTACCATGATGCTACATAATAATAGTTAGATACTAGAGGttgtatatacacacaaattTCAATAAATAAACCTTGTATAAAAATAGATGGATGTAAAATATTCTGGGGTTTTTTTCAGGGGATTAAGGAgtgttaagtttttttttttacctcaaccATGCAGATATTACATTCAAATAGTATCTTTGTCTCAAAGTACAGCAAATGATAAAGGCctacattaaaatatatatatttttaagtttctttgcCACGTTTTAAtagcaaaacaaaagaagaggacccaaatgcagacattaTTGAAAGGGTTTTGGTAAACAAAAGCCAAGAAAGAAACATAAATGTGCTCATGACAAAATCCAAAGGACACGGTAGGGAGCACAAGGAACACTGGAAGACACAGGGGAAGACGCAAACAAGACTCAATAAACCGAcagagaagggaggaaacacagagactttaaccaaaccagacacacagggagcaagaactacaaaataaaacaggaaacactaaagaCGTAAGAAACACAGATGAAAATACAGAGACAAGGAATACAAGAATGCATGGCACAAACTTCAAATAACACAAGAAGAACAATAATGATACAACCCAAGGAAGAAACAACTTAACAAAAGCAACTCGTGTCACTTACCAATCTCCTAATTTTGTCACTCTGTCTTTTcctgcagctggagtctgaggCTACTCACAGAGCCGTCACCATTGCCAACAGggtaaataaaatcacattttaatatCCTGTCTGCTTTGAGGTGTCTGTCTGTCATCAGTAAATGAAAGAATGATCTCCTGATTACAGGCTCGCTGTCCCATCTACCTGGTGAATGTGTCCAGTATGTCTGCCGGAGACATGGTTGCTGCTGCTAAGATGCAAGGTTAGATATGAACCATGATGAGGATTTTGACCGTTGAGGTGATTTGAGGACTTTTGTTATGagtgattctcctcctcctgctccaggtAAGGTGGTCCATGCAGAGGCCACAGTGGCTCATGCTGTGCTGAATGGGATGCAGTATTACCACCAGGACTGGGCTAATGCTGCTGCACACGTTGTCGTCCCTCCTCTTCGTCTTGACCCCAACACACCCGGATACCTCATGGGCCTGTTGGCAAAGTAAGGGATCTATAGAGAAGTAGATGTTTTTACCTGCAAACAAAAGTGAAATCAGAGTTTTTTTATCATAAACTGAACATGTTTATCTTTTTTCCAGTGACACTCTGAGTGTTGTGTCATCAGAGCACCGTCCATTTAGCATCATGCAGAGAGCTTTGGGTAAGGAGGACTTCACCAAGATCCCTCATGGACTCCCTGGAATCCAGGACAGGATGAGTGTCATCTGGGAGAGGGGAGTGGTACGTATTATTGAACACATGCTTGTAAACTGCAACATGGCAGAGGAGAGTTCAACATTTCTGCGGTAGTGAATGTATTTTCCTCACATTTTACATCACGTGAATCCCCGCAGGTTACAGGAAAAATGGATGAGAACCGTTTTGTGGCAGTGACAAGCTCTAACGCTGCAAAGATCTACAACCTGTACCCACGCAAGGGCCGCATCATCCCCGGGGCTGATGCTGATGTGGTGGTCTGGGACCCGGACGCAACAAGGTTTGCATTTTAATtgaaacatggagacatggctcatcattttcatttcactcaTCATTTccagtgtaaacaaacactcCTCTGTCTGTGCAGGACCATCTCTGTGACCACTCAGGTGCAGGGCGGAGACTTCAACCTGTACGAGGGGCAACGCTGCCACGGTGTTCCCCTGGTGACAATCAGCCGAGGGCGTCTGGTGTGTGAGAACGGTGCGTTCATGTGTGCTGAGGGGTCTGGAAAGTTCTACCCACAGCGCACCTTCCCTGACTACCTCTACAAGAAGATGGTGCAGAGAGAAAAGGTGAGTTTGGaatcttcctttcttctttttcaataaGACAGGGATCGTGCTGTGTCAACTGAAAGCAAACCTTCTGCAAACTCATCCATCTCTTACTGCACTGTTTTACCCATCGATATACTCAGACCTCTTCCTGCATGCTGGCACTGTTTCTGCCCTGCTGTTCTGCACAAACCTCTGCCATCAACACTTCTATAGAGTTCATTTGTGCCCTATTTTAAATacactgaatgtttttatagTGCTTACTCATGGGAActacttttttctatttttttgcacttctacaGTATGTGCTTTATGTCAAGTCAAGTAATCCGTATATACCAGGATTACCgattttaagttatgtttttgggggcattttgacttttattggataggaaaactggagaaaaacaggaaatgtggggagtacagagagggggaagggatgcagcaaatggtagaggccaggggtcaaacctgcgaccactgcaacaagAGCCATAGCCCCCTACATGGGGCAcacgcttagactgctaagCCAACAGTGCCACAGCACTACAGATTTGATGCATcataagtttttatttttataagtggagcttgtttgttgtctttgtttatgATGGTTGAAAAGTAAACACCTAAGGGTTGTTTATCCTTCAGTTCTTAGTTTGAGTAGCTGGCTGTTATAAGGCCCTGTTTAATGTTTAAGTGGAAGTTTCAGTGCATATAACCAGATTAAATGAGTCAGCAGAAGCTTGTCTGCTCCTTTTAGAAAACATCCATCTTTAAAACTCAAGAGGACACCAACTTTGAACCTTCCCCGGTtacattttaagaataaaaccttaactgtaatgtaatataaatgtATTGTCTTCTCCTTTTGCAACTTATGACGATATTCTTATTAGGAGGAATATAATGATCATATCTATTACTAAAACTCCCTCCAGCCAAGAGCACCAGATGATTAAGTTTGTAGCACCAAAAGGCTAATCAGAGATCAGAGTTTGGTTGAACTTCTAATGACTCTTACATTAAGATGAGTGTAAAATTCCTCTCTCAACGCGTCCGTTGTATTTATCTTTCACCTTTTGCCTTTTCCCCTCTCTGCTACAGACTCAGGGTTATAAAGGAGTATCCAGGGATCCATACTCTGGTGATGTCGTCAAGGTAGCATTAACCCTGAAGAAGGAGCTTGGTTTGGGCCCCATAGATGGAGAGACACCCAAAGGGCTCAGCGCTGCAAGCCGAGTGCACCAGGGGGTCCGAGACCTCCATGAGTCCTCCTTTAGCCTCTCAggtaggagaaaaaaagaaattaagctTTTCTCAGCTTTGGTGATTTTACATGGTTAATTAAGAGACTGTGCTTTCCTCTCAGGATCTCAAGTTGATGACCACATCCCGAAAAGGTCCTCAGCTCGGATCCTGGCTCCTCCTGGTGGTCGCTCCAGTGGTATCTGGTAAATGCCAGTCCTGGAGCCTCAACCGTCCGACCATCCTTGTTTTGTAAAACTCAGAACAACCAGGAAAACTGCACTGATTTTCAATCACAGAATTAGATTTTGAACGGAAAATAAATTCAAGCACGTTTCTGTGATTGGTGAAGACCTAAGTGATGATCGGTGATCTGccaaagtgacttttaaaagatCTAAATTGTCTATTAATTGGAGTGACTGAGCTGATTAATTACAGGAGAGTGAAGGGCTAcctgtgaattttaaaaaacgtTTACCAAATTTAAGCTGATCATACTAACATTGACAAAGTCTGCTCATTATCACCCTGCTCGTAAAGAAACGAAAACTGTGAAAGATCAAAACCAGTACAGTTTTTGATGGTTCATCTGAAGTGATGTCGactgaattatttaaaaaaaggtaaaactgGATTCAGTGAAATATCTATTAAacccctgtcacacacacacaaccatacaGTACACTTTAGACACCATAGCTTTAGACTCATCGAGACGTGCGTGGATTCTGTGTGTGATTTAACACCCGCTGTGCTCGGCTTCCTGCCACGCCGTGGGCTCctctaacagtgtttttatttccaacgGATGAACTGTGCTGTGTGGTGATGAAATCCAACTGCTTCTAAACACCGTGTGATCACACTGCTGCACTCTCCAAATACAGTCAGACTTTTCCATCCTTATTTTTTCACTGCCTCTGACTGAACAACACTCATATCCCAGAAACCGTAGACCCTGCCAAGTGCTAGAAGAGAAGTAAGTTCAGTTTcttaaaagaaaggagagaactTGATTTAACACTCCAGCAGGGATAGGAAGACAGAATGTGAAGTTGGTACCGATAATATAGAAGATAAGAATAATGATTGAAGTAGTGTTTGAcattataaaaaacaacaagaatcaAATCTGATTCTCTGTCTGGAACGTACAAAACTGTTCTTACGCACAgttgataataatgataataatactttgtttttttaattcagaagaATGTCATGGA belongs to Notolabrus celidotus isolate fNotCel1 chromosome 13, fNotCel1.pri, whole genome shotgun sequence and includes:
- the LOC117824539 gene encoding dihydropyrimidinase-related protein 5-like — translated: MSTNMGSMRILIKGGKVVNDDFTQEADVYIENGIIQQVGKELMIPGGAKVIDASGKLVLPGGIDTCVHLEQTFMNASIQDDYYSGTKAALMGGTTMVMGLVLPEQHCSLLDAYEKCRALADAKACCDYALHVGVTWWGPKVRNEMETLVREHGVNSFQMYMAYKDMMMLRDCELYQTLQTCKDIGAIARVQAENGELVAESAKEALDLGISGPEGIEISRPEELESEATHRAVTIANRARCPIYLVNVSSMSAGDMVAAAKMQGKVVHAEATVAHAVLNGMQYYHQDWANAAAHVVVPPLRLDPNTPGYLMGLLANDTLSVVSSEHRPFSIMQRALGKEDFTKIPHGLPGIQDRMSVIWERGVVTGKMDENRFVAVTSSNAAKIYNLYPRKGRIIPGADADVVVWDPDATRTISVTTQVQGGDFNLYEGQRCHGVPLVTISRGRLVCENGAFMCAEGSGKFYPQRTFPDYLYKKMVQREKTQGYKGVSRDPYSGDVVKVALTLKKELGLGPIDGETPKGLSAASRVHQGVRDLHESSFSLSGSQVDDHIPKRSSARILAPPGGRSSGIC